The sequence CACAACCAATCAGCCCTTCGCCGTACATGTTGGAAAGCACCTTAGTCTGGCCAGACCACCTACGAAAAGTAGTTGGGGAGGAAATCTGGCAACAGACCAAGTCACTAAAGTCTGGTAGGAGGGGATAGGAGGGGAATGAGTGCTGCCACTGGGCGCTCAGTCATGTCTCTGTGGAACCTAGACGCAGAGGCAAGGGGCTTCTCTGGAAGGGGAATATCAAAAGCCCTGGATGCCCTGCCAACGACCTCCTCAAACACACGGGCCAGCTCGCCTCCCACGGGGCTGGCTACACAGggctgtgcacaaggtagctCCTCTCCCTCAGACAAGAGAACAGTCTCAATGTCCACAACggcctcctcatcttcctcctccagctcacACGGACTGGTAGAAGGAGCAGGTTGGGGAACTGCAGGCCTTGTTCTAAGAGAAAACAGTGAGGCTGCTGAGGACTCCCCAATTCCCCTGGCTACTCTTGCCATCTTTCTTGACGGCCCCTCGGAAACAGGAGAACCCGCACGTTTACCAGAGAAAAAACGACAACGggcttcccttgtgtgtgtaggcataatAAAACAATTAATGCACGTCTGGGGGGCGTCCCTTGCCAAGAAAGCATGTTGgtggcccaaacacaacacacacttatcatgGCCATTCAAATGTGGATGATCAGTTAGTGCCACAGCTACGATCTCTCCCCAATTCCAAAAGCTTGTAAGGAGATCACATCCTCAAGGGATGTCTAAGCCTGTGCTGCAGTTGCAGGAAAAGTGGCATGTTATGCATGGAGTCATGCAGCTGCAGCCGCAACTGTCAGAACACTgctgggaggagagaggaggaggatgaggatgattaGGATACCCTAagtgtgtagcctacctcttcATACCCAGAAGTTCAAAGaattgaatagaatagaattgaTTAATTACTATATTAATAAAATATGGTAATCAACTTTGTTTCTAAACATGTTTCAAGTAAAATCTTTTTTCATGAATTATTCATTGTCCGAGATAACAATTTTAACCATGTACATTAATTTCAAGCATTTTCTCTAGTCTTGATCTTAAATCTGAGCATGGCATTGAATTCCCTATATGTGAAAACCTataaaagcacattacattcaggtttTTACCTTGTACAGTCCAAAAGCTACGTGATTAATTAGATTTTGAcctggcggcggcggcggccatattggatttctccattttgaggcattatgggacatttttgagcctggcatacagaagatttgaattcagcacccttcaaACCCCCTAAAATTGTTGtatgccaaaaattaacatgatttgccttcagggttaatttcttttaaaaattgACCTAGACTATTTAGGCTTCTCGcatcctctcaaaggaactctgcatctcattcatagtgaccattggtcTGACCAAGGCCATTCGTCCCGGATTAGactactcagtttggctgagcagccagatctaggaagactgttacttttacatttgagaatgatggaggctactgtgcactttcaatgctgcaaaaatgttcttgtatccttccccagatctatgtcttcacacaaccctgtctcgcaggtctacggacaattctctcgacctcgtggcatacaccatcaactgtgagaccttatataaagagatgtgtgcctttCCTAATAATGTCAAGggaattaatttaggcacaggtggactccaatcaagttgtagaagcatctcaaggaccattgatagaagtaggatgcaccagagctcaattacaagcgtcataacaaagcgtcttttattttttataaatttacaaaacaattcaaacacttgtttttttctgtggagtgttggagtattgtgtgtagaaaaaattaattgaatccattttaagatgagtctgaaacataacaaaatgtgctGCACTAACATGACCTTATCGCACTGTACCTTGACTGTTCCCTTTctataagttgctttggataaaagtgtcagctaaatgtaaatgttatcaGACCATCTTCAAGCAGCTTGATGTTCCTGTGACTATTACTGtgaatattattaaaacatcaGTGAATGTATCATTTGGCTGAATAAATTTGGGATTTGAGTTATACTATAGATTAGAGATTTCATGGGCCAGTTTGGCAATTTTCATGGCACCTCCTTGGCACATCCAATACTCCTGATGTATTTTGCAGATTTCAAAACTAAGATCCAAGGGTCAGAAAACCCTTGTCTCAGCCCCAAGGCTGCTCGTTTATGGACATGCGCTCTGACTATGGACATgcgctctgtctctcattcactGTGACTAGGTCCCATTTGCAGCATAAAACAGGAGTTTATTGTCTTCTCTTCCATCACTGTAAATGCCCCTAATTGATTTGATGGCTGAAAGGACCAAACGGATTCCTGTTTTGTGGAAAGATGCCTTAACTAATGATtagaaaagttgtgtttttttacttttgaagGAATTATAATCCACTAATATAAGACCCAGAATTATGTCAATTAAACAAATTCAGTGATGGCACATAACCCACAACTCCCAGAGGGTAGAGTTTGGCTAAGCCCTATTGCTCTTCTCTTGTTTCATTTGTTATTATGAGATGTGCAGAGTGCTGAGGCAGAATATTACAATTATTCTCAGATTGCCTGGAGGTGATTTCTCCCTCACTGATACACGGTGTACAATAGTTTTGGTGCAGTCTTTCCCTTTGAAATTTTTGTTATAAAATatttgtgtgcatggtaagTTGTAGCCTCATGCAATCATAGAACCATCTAACCTCCACAATACTACCAATAATTGttccttgtttatttatttatttatttattttcacattttgccTGACATGAAGTACCTGcagaattttaatcatattaCTCACTATTTCCCTTTTAAAATATGCAGATATGTTAATAAATTTGTTTTTATATATTGGATAGCAAACATAATTTAAGAATTTATTTACGTTAGACTTTTTCACATGGAAGTGTGATGGCATTTgtttaaaataattttgacTCACTTTGGCTCgctttttttaatacatttaatttTGGGTATATACATACTGCTCTAAAGCATGCCAGCTTTGCAGGTCATAAAAACTCTGACCTCAACAACCTTTGACCTGAAGGAAAATTAAAGTAGACCACACAATTAATTTGACTATTTAAACCATCAGTCACATTACTGCAAGTGACAAAGCCTGGTTGATCTCGCTTTTCACTGGCTCTGTTTAAATGAATCGAAAGATATTATAACTGAATATCATCTGTGTAATTGTGTTCCCTCCCAAATTCAATTTAATTGCTGGATGGGCCAGTtgcaatataaaataaaaaagacaaataaacaaaacaagttAATAAAGCAATGATGTAGTTCTTATGTGAATTTGACTGAATAAAATGGCAGTTTAGGCTGGTATATGTTGTGTAAAGAACTGAAACACAATAAGTAAGGGACAATGTATAAAACGCCAGTCATTGtcaggaaaataagtcccgacagggcgaactggACGCGCAGTGTCTGTTATATATGTGTAGTGTAAATAGTCCAATAGGCTTGTTTAAAAATCACTCTGTGAGCATGACCATAGCCTTTTGGGATATGCTGGAGTAGGGACAAATTGACACAAATGAGAAGGGATAATCATTACCAATGTAACATGGGCTCTGCAAATGTGAACCGGGAACATTCACTATTAAGGTCACGATTAAGGTCACTGCAAGCTCGCTTGCTGTCCAAACAGCAAATGTGACTGAAAGGACATGACAGCCGTGTGGCCTCAGAGCGCTGCACATGCTTCCATTTTGTTAAACAAAGATAGTAGGCTTTGCAACAGTAAATGTGGTGATTAGATTCATGAGCTGCTTATTCAAATTTTCAGCAGTTACCATGTACAGGTAACTAACCctcttttcattttaaaaaataaaactcaATGAAGACTATGTGCTAGCTAATGACTCACTGAGTTAAGGTTAAACACcatttgaattaaagtattcAAATAGTATTCAAGTTAAACATCCCTAGAACTAAAGTATTTTTATCTTAGTGATGAAAATATAAAATTGCAgtagagaaaataaataaacagatattcacctGACATAACTGATGAGAACTGTCTTTGTAGTATTAATGGTATTTATTGTGCTCTTTTGCATTTTGAATTTTGCATAAAGTTACATCTAGATGATAACAGTAACATTAAATTCCACTGGTAACCAAAATGCATATAATAAATCACACTGTAACTGAAAGCAAAATATCCTCTTTCATAAAATAATGTAACATGTTTTTTTCAAAAGGAAATGCAGGTGAATGTTCAATAATATActacacaaagacaaaaaagatTAACAATGAAATAACATCTTACAAAATGCTACAAAAACATCTACATACAAAGTTAAGGacttgtttatatatatatatatatattatcagTAAAATATATTAGCATGTTAAAATAAATTCTTCAAAAATGGTAACAGATGTGGCAGTGTAATGCAGTTTTAAGCCAAACAACTGGAACAGAATATAGAATGCCATGATGGCTATTGAAATCTCCTGAAAAGTAGTATAGTTATGCAATTCAGATATGAATTTCCCAACAAGTTTTACTCTATACAACATAGATGTTGGTGGAGCAAATGTAGGCAAGCTGATGAATTTGCTCAACTCTGCTATGACAAATACTGAAACCCATTTTCTTCCCACAATTTCTACTTCAGTCCCACTACAGCTTTTTGAATGCGTAGGCCCTCAAAATATCCATACAGTTGACAGTGATGAGGGCACCAGTGATATGTCTCCACTGCTTGGTCACTGGACTCTTCATCTTGTCCAAAGCTAAATGGAGGTCTTGGATCATGTCTCTGTAGCCCTCCCCATATCGCAGGCTCCACAGGTGTAGGAAGTCATACGCAGGTTTCCACATAGACTAAAACACACAGAAGGCTGATTTAGAGGAGTACATTTTTGTTATAAAAGACAAACCGCTTCTAGGCCTACTTTGTCTACCTAAAAATTGATACATTCCAGGAAATGCTTCAATGAGTTGTTTGGACTCACCTGAGCACTGACCTCCCCGTCTTTGCCTCTGTGTGGTGTCTCATAGGCAGCAATCTGGGCACCAGAGAGTCGTCCAAGCCGCTCTGCAAGTTCTCTCCATCGCACTCCCAGTTCCACAGCAGTAGACAAAATCACTGTGTTCTGGATGAGGCTTGCCACCAAACCCTGGGCATCCATCTTTAGCAACCCCTGAAAAGACATAATTTCCCAAatctacttattttatttcaatttaCAATGAACAACTCCATTCACAGGTGAGtgaaaggtacactatgcaagtttaGATATATTTGCCGACTTTaaagctccctctagagttgtgatatatttatattttactctgcggttgtaaatagcaaacttctcgtgaTTTATCCCTCCTGTATACAatgaggtgaaggattaacaacaggcaacaTCTcaaaagagctatatctactgacaaggtaatgtttcacgattctcacgAGACTTGTCAGGCCACCATTCTTGatgttgcatggctggttttctcggtagcgaCTCGCTATGctgtcaatcaatcaaattggcttaGTAAaagtgaaaatcttgcatagtgtacctttaagacTTAGGTGTGGGCATCTCCGACAATAAACCAGGAACGCAACCTTATACTTACATTCATCAGTTCATGTTGAAATTTTAGTCGATGTTTATCTGTGTGACAATCCTCTTTCAGCTTTTCTAGCACACAGGCTACTTTCTCAGCATCGGTCTCAGCATGCCTTCGTACTATTGTCTCTAAAGTCTCTTCTGAGTAGCCCAGAGCTTCAGCAAAATGTTTCCAGCTTGTTATTTGCTCAGTGACCAGAGTCTGAATAGCAGAGTACATGTATGTCAGCTTCTTAAATGGAAGTGTCATGTTATCCAGCAAGTTCTGTGTGGTCATCTTGATCCCGGTGAAGTCAATTACTTGGTCTCTGGTGATGAGTTTCAAGTTTTTGCAGTGCACCAGTCCGATTCTGCCACGCAAAAAAACTATGTACCATTCTTTTACTTTGGATTGGCCAACAGACCTTACTCTCTCTTTTGAAAGGAGAGCTACAGTGTCACCTTTAAAATACTCCAGGAGATATTCTACCCTTGGCTGTCGCAACACTGATTTCAGTGCCACACCATACCACTGCAGATTCACTGGCCGGTGCTGAAATTTTGGGGATTCTGGAATTTCTTCTTCTGGGATAGGTACTGAACGGGTCATTTCATGATGTTTGTCCACTCTTCTTTTGGATTGCTTTTCAGTCTTTAGAGGAAGAGCTGGAGGAGAGTTCACAGTGAAGCCCATCACAGTTTCACCTTCTGAGCTCTTCACCTGGATATTGAGGATGAAAGGTTCTAGTTCACCATTGTCAGATTTCGAAAGTTCTAGAGGCAAATGGATAACTCGTCCTTGTCTAAGTTGATGTTGTGTTATTTCCTTGATTTGATCCATGGCTTTCACGGCAAACTTTGACTCAGCCACACTGGTTTTAATATGCAAGTCTTTTAACCCATCTGGACTGAATTCTTTTCCCCCCCACAAATGCAGAACAAGAGGAGGCAAGTTTCTACTGCTCCTCTTCATGTCTGAATAGGGAAGTCTTGGTGGAACTTTGTTGTGACAGGAGATTACCATGACTActttgatggatggatggatgtgctTGGGTCCATAAACTGCGACTGTGACCAGACGATTCAGGTAGTCCCAAACCGAAGTAGCCGGAGGCTGGACCACAGAGGCCTCCGCAGCTGCAATGATGTAAAGATGTGGCTTCAATTCTTGCAGCTTCATCTGTAACATATTCTCATTGAAATAACAGTCACTGACCTTCTGATAGGGCCCTTCTTTCTTGGAGGCAATAAGGCCCAcaaatgtggtcatcacttGGCTTAGTGGATCTTCCTTCACCTCCGCTGCCACCTTCATCTCAAATGAGATGCCCTCCTTTACATTGAGGTTACTAAGACTAATCTCCACAAGAGG is a genomic window of Alosa sapidissima isolate fAloSap1 chromosome 10, fAloSap1.pri, whole genome shotgun sequence containing:
- the macc1 gene encoding metastasis-associated in colon cancer protein 1, with amino-acid sequence MATARAKSFRRTGSLMRSKSEGTLIDLDDSVTINNNNLYGSDVSNQMTEHYEWPILQPEVQHTKQQTTNPFWNKLSDSNPFLDDIVLSKNDVSILREDPSAIIVGDNEDSISTSSDENNFGHLLHPIQKSFRQSARWRSASDILDGLEKKKQPKKEGKLGSSGPFLNPDFEWLKNDREAYKMAWLSHRQLTRSCLDLGMMSQSPGWAQTQAADTHVMCKIGHSGGSVQLPDSDVSVHIPQGHVGPEEVQEIALKANLDPPKGLNNNYMATVSPLVEISLSNLNVKEGISFEMKVAAEVKEDPLSQVMTTFVGLIASKKEGPYQKVSDCYFNENMLQMKLQELKPHLYIIAAAEASVVQPPATSVWDYLNRLVTVAVYGPKHIHPSIKVVMVISCHNKVPPRLPYSDMKRSSRNLPPLVLHLWGGKEFSPDGLKDLHIKTSVAESKFAVKAMDQIKEITQHQLRQGRVIHLPLELSKSDNGELEPFILNIQVKSSEGETVMGFTVNSPPALPLKTEKQSKRRVDKHHEMTRSVPIPEEEIPESPKFQHRPVNLQWYGVALKSVLRQPRVEYLLEYFKGDTVALLSKERVRSVGQSKVKEWYIVFLRGRIGLVHCKNLKLITRDQVIDFTGIKMTTQNLLDNMTLPFKKLTYMYSAIQTLVTEQITSWKHFAEALGYSEETLETIVRRHAETDAEKVACVLEKLKEDCHTDKHRLKFQHELMNGLLKMDAQGLVASLIQNTVILSTAVELGVRWRELAERLGRLSGAQIAAYETPHRGKDGEVSAQSMWKPAYDFLHLWSLRYGEGYRDMIQDLHLALDKMKSPVTKQWRHITGALITVNCMDILRAYAFKKL